The Malus domestica chromosome 06, GDT2T_hap1 genome has a segment encoding these proteins:
- the LOC103436860 gene encoding transcription factor HBP-1a: MGSREMDKPAKEKEKETKTTPATTQEQPATTSTGTVNPDWSGFQAYSPIPPHGFMASSPQAHPYMWGVQHIMPPYGTPPHPYVAMYPHGGLYAHPSMPPGSYPFSPFAMPTPNGIVEASGNTPGSMEADGKPSEVKEKLPIKRSKGSLGSLNMITGKNNELGKTSGASANGVYSKSAESASDGTSEGSDANSQSDSQLKSGGRQDSLEGDVSQNGSSAHGSQNGAPHTMLNQTMAIMPLTAAGAPGAVSGPATNLNIGMDYWGAPPSAAMPAMRGKIPTTPVSAGIVTAGSRDSVQSQIRLQDEREMKRQRRKQSNRESARRSRLRKQAECDELAQRAEVLKEENNTLRSEVNQIRSEYEQLLSENASLKERLGEIPGHGDIRSARSEPHLGNDTKQNAHTEQHGGH; the protein is encoded by the exons ATGGGTAGCAGAGAGATGGACAAACCTgctaaagagaaagagaaggagaCGAAGACAACACCTGCTACTACGCAG GAGCAGCCTGCGACTACTAGTACTGGCACTGTTAATCCTGACTGGTCGGGATTTCAG GCATATTCTCCAATACCTCCACATGGATTTATGGCCTCAAGTCCTCAAGCTCACCCGTATATGTGGGGGGTTCAG CATATTATGCCCCCATATGGTACCCCTCCACACCCATATGTTGCAATGTATCCCCATGGCGGGTTATATGCTCACCCGTCTATGCCTCCT GGATCTTATCCTTTTAGCCCGTTTGCTATGCCTACTCCAAATGGCATTGTAGAGGCTTCT GGTAACACACCTGGAAGCATGGAAGCAGATGGTAAGCCATCTGAGGTAAAGGAAAAATTACCAATAAAACGATCAAAGGGAAGCTTGGGCAGTTTGAATATGATTACAGGGAAGAATAACGAGCTTGGCAAAACATCAGGAGCCTCTGCTAATGGAGTTTATTCCAAAAG TGCTGAGAGTGCTAGTGATGGTACAAGTGAAGGAAGTGATGCAAATTCTCAGAGT GACTCCCAATTGAAGTCAGGGGGCAGGCAAGATTCTTTGGAAG GTGATGTATCTCAGAATGGCAGTTCAGCACATGGTTCCCAGAATGGAGCACCGCATACCATGTTGAATCAAACAATGGCCATCATGCCATTAACGGCTGCTGGTGCTCCTGGTGCTGTTTCTGGTCCTGCAACAAACTTAAATATTGGGATGGACTATTGGGGTGCTCCACCTTCTGCTGCCATGCCTGCAATGCGTGGGAAGATTCCAACTACTCCAGTATCAGCAGGAATAGTTACTGCTGGGTCTCGGGATAGTGTTCAGTCACAGATTCGGTTACAA gatgagagagagatgaaaagACAGCGAAGAAAGCAGTCAAATAGGGAATCCGCTCGTCGATCTAGGTTGCGCAAGCAG GCGGAATGCGATGAGCTGGCCCAGCGTGCTGAAGtcttaaaagaagaaaataacacTCTAAGATCAGAAGTTAACCAGATCAGGAGCGAGTATGAGCAGCTTCTTTCAGAGAATGCTTCTCTAAAG GAGAGGCTTGGAGAAATTCCTGGTCATGGAGATATACGGTCTGCCAGAAGTGAACCACATTTGGGCAATGACACTAAACAGAATGCACATACAGAACAGCACGGTGGCCACTAG
- the LOC103436859 gene encoding UV-B-induced protein At3g17800, chloroplastic — protein MQVSGVIGDVSFVIPSGGGLRRPEFGHFHAHGQNHSHPLTDSKSFLSASFFRSCPSFCIPKLGNGLYNCRARGLVVRASKDSSDNLVPVAPLQFESPAGQLLAQILETHPHLLPAAIDQQLENLQIDKDAQRKEAASSANLLYKRIAKVKDKERRMALEEIIYCLIVHKFVDREISMIPKISETSDPTGRVDFWPNQEKKLESVHSPEAYEMIQSHLSLVLGERLVGPLSSMVEISKIKLGKLYAASIMYGYFLKRVDERFQLERTMNTLPEGFTADPAPANQLWDPDSLIRIAPEGASDSDSDSKSYRLRSYVTYLDAETLQRYATIRSKEAISLIENQTQALFGKPDIRIAADGSIDAPNDEVIALTFSGLTMLILEAVAFGSFLWDAETYVESRYHFVKS, from the exons ATGCAGGTTTCAGGGGTAATTGGCGACGTTTCTTTTGTAATTCCCTCCGGTGGTGGTCTCAGGAGGCCAGAATTCGGACATTTCCATGCCCACGGCCAAAACCATTCACATCCACTCACTGATTCCAAGTCATTTCTTTCAGCTTCATTTTTCAGA agttgtccttcattTTGCATCCCAAAGCTGGGAAACGGACTATATAACTGCCGAGCAAGGGGGTTGGTTGTGAGAGCATCAAAGGATTCAAGTGATAATTTGGTGCCAGTTGctcctcttcaatttgaatcTCCCGCTGGCCagcttttggcccaaatattgGAAACTCATCCACATCTACTACCTGCAGCCATTGATCAGCAGCTTGAGAACCTTCAAATAGATAAAGATGCCCAAAGAAAAGAAGCTGCTTCATCTGCAAATCTCCTCTACAA ACGAATAGCTAAAGTCAAGGATAAAGAAAGGCGCATGGCATTGGAAGAGATAATATACTGCTTGATAGTGCATAAATTCGTAGACCGTGAAATTTCAATGATCCCGAAGATATCAGAGACATCAGATCCCACCGGTAGAGTGGATTTCTGGCCAAACCAAGAAAAGAAACTAGAGTCTGTTCACTCTCCTGAAGCCTATGAGATGATACAGAGCCACTTATCCCTTGTACTTGGTGAGCGACTTGTGGGCCCCCTTTCTTCCATGGTTGAGATTAGCAAAATAAAACTTGGAAAGCTGTATGCTGCTTCAATAATGTACGGATATTTTCTCAAAAGAGTTGATGAGCGGTTCCAGCTTGAGAGAACCATGAACACCCTTCCTGAGGGTTTCACTGCAGATCCAGCACCAGCAAACCAGCTTTGGGACCCTGATTCCTTGATTCGGATAGCTCCTGAAGGTGCTAGTGATAGTGATAGTGATAGCAAGTCATATCGATTGAGATCCTATGTGACATACTTGGATGCAGAGACACTTCAGAGATATGCTACTATAAGATCAAAGGAAGCTATTTCTTTGATTGAAAACCAGACACAAGCCCTGTTTGGGAAACCTGACATCAGGATTGCAGCGGATGGTTCAATTGACGCACCTAATGATGAGGTGATTGCACTTACCTTCTCTGGATTGACAATGCTCATCTTGGAAGCTGTTGCTTTCGGATCATTCCTGTGGGATGCTGAAACCTACGTTGAATCTAGATATCACTTTGTCAAAAGCTAA
- the LOC103436866 gene encoding probable xyloglucan endotransglucosylase/hydrolase protein 30 codes for MEGLQRCRYWFNGVSLFFHPLRLVLLILVCFGNVGAAFYNLTTIPFDQGYIPLFGDGNLVRSPDGKGVRLLLDRFTGSGFISSNLYNHGFFSANIKLPSDYTAGICVAFYTSNADVFEKSHDELDIEFLGNTEGKPWRFQTNIYGNGSTNRGREERYRLWFDPTKDFHRYSILWTPEKIIFYVDEVPIREVVRNEEMGADYPSKPMSLYTTIWDASSWATSGGKYKVNYKYAPFVAEFKDLALEGCPADPIQQIPPAEACAEHYTHLATQDYSVISPQRRAAMSRFRQRYMYYSYCYDSLRYPVPPPECVTVPAEKARFKDTGRLKFGGSHKRQSKRKSHKRNRAVPNSDNAADI; via the exons AtggaggggttacaacgttgtAGATATTGGTTTAATGGAGTTTCTCTCTTTTTCCATCCTTTGAGGTTAGTACTATTGATCCTTGTGTGTTTTGGAAACGTAGGTGCAGCGTTCTATAACCTGACCACCATCCCCTTCGACCAAGGCTATATCCCTCTCTTCGGCGACGGCAACCTTGTCCGCTCCCCCGACGGAAAAGGTGTTCGTCTCCTCCTTGATCGCTTCACAG GTTCTGGCTTCATCTCCTCCAATCTTTACAACCATGGTTTCTTCAGCGCTAACATTAAGTTGCCATCCGATTACACTGCCGGTATCTGTGTTGCTTTTTAC ACATCAAACGCGGACGTATTCGAAAAGAGCCACGATGAGTTGGACATAGAATTCTTAGGGAACACAGAAGGGAAGCCATGGAGATTCCAAACCAACATCTACGGAAATGGCAGCACCAACCGCGGCCGCGAAGAGCGTTACCGCCTCTGGTTCGACCCTACCAAAGACTTCCACCGCTACAGCATCCTTTGGACCCCCGAAAAAATCAT ATTCTACGTGGATGAAGTTCCAATTAGAGAGGTGGTGCGAAATGAAGAAATGGGTGCTGACTATCCTTCAAAGCCAATGTCGTTGTATACGACTATATGGGATGCAAGCAGTTGGGCTACGTCCGGTGGGAAATACAAGGTGAATTACAAATATGCCCCCTTCGTGGCAGAGTTCAAAGACCTAGCCCTAGAGGGCTGCCCTGCCGACCCAATCCAGCAAATCCCTCCTGCTGAAGCGTGTGCGGAACATTACACCCACCTCGCCACCCAAGACTACTCCGTCATTTCGCCTCAGCGGCGAGCTGCCATGAGCAGGTTTCGGCAGCGTTACATGTACTACTCATATTGCTATGATTCGCTGCGTTACCCAGTGCCACCACCCGAGTGCGTTACCGTTCCTGCCGAGAAGGCACGCTTCAAGGACACTGGCAGGTTGAAGTTTGGCGGCAGCCACAAACGACAGTCCAAGCGGAAGTCCCACAAACGCAACCGAGCAGTCCCTAACTCCGACAACGCTGCAGACATATGA
- the LOC103436867 gene encoding 14-3-3 protein 10-like translates to MRPLTPESEELYSGFLLLSSPAPMASVVPENLSREQYVYMAKLAEQVERYEEIVSFMKKLVVDSITVGIELTVKEHNLLSVAFKNVIGSFRAAWRIISSIEQKDEGRHNEEHVALIKQYRSKVETELSAIYAGILELLRSHLVPSATTGESKVFYLKMNDNYHRYLARFKNGDKRKTTA, encoded by the coding sequence ATGAGGCCACTGACTCCAGAGTCAGAAGAGCTCTACTCAGGATTTCTACTTCTCAGCTCACCTGCTCCAATGGCTTCCGTTGTCCCTGAAAACCTCAGCAGAGAACAGTACGTGTACATGGCGAAGCTCGCCGAGCAGGTCGAGCGGTACGAGGAGATTGTGAGCTTCATGAAGAAGCTTGTCGTCGACTCCATCACCGTCGGGATCGAGCTTACGGTGAAGGAGCACAACCTGCTTAGCGTCGCCTTCAAGAACGTCATCGGCTCGTTCCGCGCCGCCTGGCGCATAATCTCGTCAATTGAGCAGAAGGATGAAGGCCGCCACAACGAGGAGCATGTGGCGCTCATCAAGCAGTACAGATCCAAGGTAGAAACCGAGCTCTCCGCCATCTACGCCGGAATCCTGGAGCTCCTGCGGTCGCACCTTGTTCCTTCGGCTACCACCGGAGAGTCCAAGGTCTTCTACTTGAAGATGAATGATAATTACCATCGGTACCTCGCCAGGTTCAAAAATGGCGACAAGAGAAAGACCACCGCCTAG